The following are from one region of the Osmerus mordax isolate fOsmMor3 chromosome 1, fOsmMor3.pri, whole genome shotgun sequence genome:
- the LOC136945821 gene encoding cytokine-like protein 1, whose protein sequence is MKLGPATFICFFSLMWLTECAPLTCYSRVLGLSKEIMDLLDKVHNYHRTKTCVEILPKMFIDVHNSCLMPRLRDFLYVVENLPTQYCKERPRIVLLKRKVRNLYAIISKVCHRDLVYFTDDCEAIDTGHSVPRYGEDRLQLLEER, encoded by the exons ATGAAACTGGGCCCTGCGACTTTTATTTGTTTCTTTAGTTTAATGTGGTTGACAGAATGTGCTCCGCTAACATGCTACTCCAGAGTGCTCGGATTGAGCAAAGAAATAATGGACCTACTGGATAAAGTACACAATTACCATCGCACG AAAACCTGCGTTGAGATTCTACCCAAGATGTTCATAGATGTGCAC AATTCCTGCCTCATGCCCAGGCTCCGAGATTTCCTCTACGTTGTGGAAAACCTTCCTACCCAGTACTGCAAAGAACGCCCCAGAATTGTCCTATTAAAGCGGAAAGTCCGGAACTTGTACGCTATCATCAGCAAAGTCTGTCATCGG GACCTTGTGTACTTTACAGATGACTGTGAGGCAATCGATACTGGACACAGTGTCCCACGCTATGGAGAAGACAGGCTGCAGcttctggaggagagatga